TCCGGCCAGAACGTCTATCCCTCGGACTACCGCTCCCCGTGCGAAGAGGCCTGTCAAAGTTCTTGCAGCGACTGAACAAGAGGGGAAGAAAGCGTCGAAACCGACGATCCCGCCGCCCCGCTACTCCAGGCCGATGTTCGACACGCTCACGGCGCCAGGCAACCGGGCGTTGCCGCGATCATTCGCGCGAGCTTCTCCCGCGCCTCGGGCGACAGCGGCGCCTCGTTGGCGCACATGTGCATCGCGGCGCAGGGCGGCGCCGGAGTGCCAGGCCAGGGCGTGTCGACCACGAGCCGCACAGGATGTGGGCCGGAGGCGTCGTAGATGTCGAAGGCCGAGTCCGATCTCGCTGGGGGCGAAACGCCTACGCGGCGTGCCGCGCTGAAATCTCGCCCGCCAGGCGGTCGATCGCCTCGTACTCGACCTGGTTCGGGACGCCCTTGGACATCACCGGCGTGAGCACCTCGACGTCGAGTCCGGACACCATCGCCGCGAGCTGCTCGACCGCCTTGCCGCCCCACCCGTAGGAGCCGATCACCGAGACGTACTTCGCCTTGGGTCGCAGCGCGTTGGCGAGCAGCGCGGCGTACGCGGCGCTCGGGTGTGGGCCGCCGAGCACGGTCGGCGTGCCGATGACCACCGTCGACGCGTCGACGAGAGCGCGCGCGAGCAGTCCGATGTCGGTCACCGCGAGGTCGAACACCTCGACGCCGACGCCGCGCTCTATAAGCGCCTCGGCCAGGCGCTCAACGAGGCGCCGGGTGCTCCCGTGCATCGAGACGTAGGGGATGACCGCCAGGTTCTTCGGCGCGCCCGACACCCACTCGCGGTACGCATCGAGGATCAGCGACGGCCTGGCGTGAAGCGGGCCGTGGCTCGGGGCGATCAACGCGATGTCGTAGCCGGCGAGCGTATCGAGGTGCTTCGCGATCAGCTTGCGAAACGGCATCATGATCTCGGCGAAGTAGCGCTTGGCCGCCTCGAGTACGCGCCCCTCGTCGACCGCGTACAGATCGCTCGTGGCGATGTGCGCGCCGAACAGGTCGCAGCTGAATAGGATCCGCTCCTCTTCCAGGTAGGTGACCATCGTCTCGGGCCAGTGGGTCCACGGCGTGTGGATGAACCGCAGGGTTCGGTCGCCGAGCGAGAGCCGCTGCCCGTCTTCCGCGAGAAGGAACCGATCGACCGGAACGCGCAACAGATCCGCGAGCATCGGCGCCGCCTTGGGCGTGCACACGACGCGGGCCTCCGGGTAACGCTCGAGCACCATCGGGATCGCGCCCGAGTGGTCCTGCTCCGCATGGTGCGAGACGACGTAGTCGATCCGCGGCACCTGCGCGAGCTGCGCGCGCAACGTGTCAGCCGCTGCGGCGTCGACGGTGTCCATGAGCGCCACCTTCTCGCTGCCGGTGACGAGGAACGCGTTGTAGCTCGTGCCGTCCGGCAGCGGGATCAGCGAGTCGAACATGCGCCGGTTCCAGTCGATCGCGCCGAGCCACCGCACGCGATCCGTGATCTTCCTGGTTTCCATCTTCAGCTCCTTTCGGCCTCGGTACGCCGCGCGCCATCGCGGTAGCCCTTGTAGTGCTCGTCGACCTCCTCCTCGTACCGGTGGGTGAGCATCGTCGCCGGGTCGAGCGCCGGGCAACTGGCGATGGCGCCCACCGGGAGATCGGTCACGACGGCCGACTCCTCGATCCGTATCTCGCGCACGAACTGCGGGAGGAGCAGGACCTGGCGACCGTCCCCGATGGAAACGACCACGTAGCGAATCGACCAAGTCTCCTCGTCGACGATGAAGTCCGAGATGCGGCCGACGACGAAATCGTCCGCACGCAGAACGAGCCCGGTTACGACCTTGGTCGTGCGCAGGTGCGGATCGAACGGCTTGCCGGCGGAGTTGACCGGCTCGAAACCCGGCGCGAGGAACGCCTCCGGTACTGAGGCGAGCGCCTCGCCGGCCAGGTCGACCGCCCAGTTGTGCCGGGCCTTGCGCTCCGCGCGTCGTTGCACCGCGATCGGCATGTCGGTGTCCGGCCGCGGGCTCCCCTTCACCTGCTCCCGGGAGAGCGCAACGCGGAGCTCGCGCCGATCCGCCAGCACCTCGGTCACCGCGGAGGTCGGCAGCAGCACTTTCCTCCCGGGAAGCCACCGCGCAGTGTCGACGACGACGTACCGGATCTCCCACGCCGCATCGTCGAAGTACAGCTCGCTCACCTTGCCGATCTCCCCGTCGCTCGCGCGGACCGTGAACCCGGTCAGCGCCCTCGCGCTCCTGAAGTTTTTCATGACTTCCTCCCTTCGTTTGCAAACGACCAACCCGTTTTCAGCCCCACCGCGAACCAGGTGAGCGCGGCGGCGCCGGC
The nucleotide sequence above comes from Pseudomonadota bacterium. Encoded proteins:
- a CDS encoding FprA family A-type flavoprotein, coding for METRKITDRVRWLGAIDWNRRMFDSLIPLPDGTSYNAFLVTGSEKVALMDTVDAAAADTLRAQLAQVPRIDYVVSHHAEQDHSGAIPMVLERYPEARVVCTPKAAPMLADLLRVPVDRFLLAEDGQRLSLGDRTLRFIHTPWTHWPETMVTYLEEERILFSCDLFGAHIATSDLYAVDEGRVLEAAKRYFAEIMMPFRKLIAKHLDTLAGYDIALIAPSHGPLHARPSLILDAYREWVSGAPKNLAVIPYVSMHGSTRRLVERLAEALIERGVGVEVFDLAVTDIGLLARALVDASTVVIGTPTVLGGPHPSAAYAALLANALRPKAKYVSVIGSYGWGGKAVEQLAAMVSGLDVEVLTPVMSKGVPNQVEYEAIDRLAGEISARHAA
- a CDS encoding PRC-barrel domain-containing protein; the protein is MKNFRSARALTGFTVRASDGEIGKVSELYFDDAAWEIRYVVVDTARWLPGRKVLLPTSAVTEVLADRRELRVALSREQVKGSPRPDTDMPIAVQRRAERKARHNWAVDLAGEALASVPEAFLAPGFEPVNSAGKPFDPHLRTTKVVTGLVLRADDFVVGRISDFIVDEETWSIRYVVVSIGDGRQVLLLPQFVREIRIEESAVVTDLPVGAIASCPALDPATMLTHRYEEEVDEHYKGYRDGARRTEAERS